Proteins co-encoded in one Lysobacter solisilvae genomic window:
- a CDS encoding enoyl-ACP reductase FabI: MGFLQGKRALITGIASDRSIASGIAEAMHREGAELAFTYQTEKLKSRVEKAASEYGSNIVIPLDVASDEQIEQCFQQLGQHWSDGFDILVHAIAYAPREAIAGQFLDGLTRENFAIAHDISAYSLAAMAKAARPMMQGRKGSILTLSYLGAERALVGYNVMGVAKASLESTVRYLAYNLGPEGTRVNAISAGPIKTLAAAGIAGFRKILGHVEENAPLRRTVTIEDVGNVAAFLCSDLSAGVTGEITYVDAGYNILGMTGLDTAE; the protein is encoded by the coding sequence ATGGGTTTCCTGCAAGGCAAGCGCGCCCTGATCACCGGCATCGCCAGCGACCGCTCGATCGCCAGCGGCATCGCCGAGGCAATGCACCGCGAAGGCGCGGAACTGGCGTTCACCTACCAGACCGAGAAACTGAAGTCGCGCGTGGAAAAAGCCGCGTCCGAGTACGGCAGCAACATCGTGATCCCGCTGGACGTGGCCAGCGATGAGCAGATCGAGCAGTGCTTCCAGCAACTGGGCCAGCACTGGAGCGACGGCTTCGACATCCTCGTGCACGCCATCGCCTACGCGCCACGCGAGGCCATCGCCGGACAGTTCCTGGACGGCCTGACACGCGAGAACTTCGCCATCGCCCACGACATCTCGGCCTACTCGCTCGCCGCCATGGCCAAGGCCGCCCGTCCGATGATGCAGGGCCGCAAGGGTTCCATCCTGACCCTCAGTTACCTGGGCGCCGAACGCGCGCTGGTCGGCTACAACGTGATGGGCGTGGCCAAGGCCAGCCTGGAATCCACCGTGCGCTACCTGGCCTACAACCTCGGCCCGGAAGGCACGCGCGTCAACGCCATTTCCGCCGGTCCGATCAAGACGCTCGCCGCCGCGGGCATCGCCGGCTTCCGCAAGATCCTGGGCCACGTCGAAGAGAATGCACCGCTGCGCCGCACGGTGACGATCGAGGACGTAGGCAACGTCGCCGCCTTCCTGTGCTCGGACCTGAGCGCGGGCGTGACCGGCGAGATCACCTACGTGGATGCCGGGTACAACATCCTGGGCATGACCGGGCTCGACACCGCGGAGTAA
- a CDS encoding HU family DNA-binding protein, protein MNKADFVAAVAEAAELSKTDAANAVDAVISVITKSLKKGDTVTLVGFGTFQVRERAARQGRNPKTGETIKIKKSKNPAFKAGKALKDAVN, encoded by the coding sequence ATGAACAAGGCCGACTTTGTAGCCGCCGTCGCCGAGGCCGCGGAACTGTCCAAGACCGACGCCGCCAACGCCGTCGACGCGGTGATCAGCGTCATCACCAAGTCGCTCAAGAAGGGCGATACCGTGACGCTGGTCGGGTTCGGCACCTTCCAGGTGCGTGAGCGCGCCGCCCGCCAGGGTCGCAATCCCAAGACCGGCGAAACGATCAAGATCAAGAAGTCGAAGAACCCTGCGTTCAAGGCCGGCAAGGCGCTCAAGGATGCGGTCAACTGA
- the gloB gene encoding hydroxyacylglutathione hydrolase, with product MDLRALPALGDNYIWALVDAQGRVLVVDPGEPDPVLALLEGEGLSLAGILLTHHHHDHIGGAAALRQRWPELPVFGPADERITVGHASMAEGDRVRIADWSFDVLEIPGHTLTHIAFAGEGVVFCGDTLFSLGCGRLFEGTPTQMLASLDKLVALPGSSRVCCGHEYTINNGQFARVVEPGNPALARRIQEAQAMRDRGNPTVPSSLAEELQTNPFLRVDAPGVLASLSAHLGRPPIDRVDAFAQLRLWKDGFVA from the coding sequence GTGGACCTGCGCGCCCTGCCCGCCCTCGGCGACAACTACATCTGGGCCCTGGTCGATGCCCAGGGCCGGGTCCTGGTGGTCGATCCGGGCGAACCCGACCCCGTGCTGGCGTTGCTGGAGGGCGAAGGCCTGAGCCTGGCCGGCATCCTGCTGACCCATCACCACCACGACCATATCGGGGGCGCCGCTGCACTGCGGCAAAGATGGCCCGAACTTCCGGTTTTCGGTCCCGCCGACGAGCGGATCACAGTGGGACATGCGTCGATGGCCGAGGGTGACCGGGTTCGCATCGCCGACTGGAGCTTTGACGTCCTGGAAATCCCGGGGCACACGCTGACCCATATCGCGTTCGCCGGAGAAGGCGTGGTGTTCTGCGGAGATACCCTGTTCAGCCTGGGCTGCGGGCGGCTTTTCGAGGGTACGCCGACGCAGATGCTGGCCTCGCTGGACAAGCTGGTCGCCCTGCCCGGCAGCAGCCGCGTGTGCTGCGGACATGAGTACACGATTAACAACGGGCAGTTTGCCCGCGTGGTAGAACCCGGCAACCCGGCGCTTGCGCGCCGCATTCAGGAGGCCCAGGCTATGCGCGACCGCGGAAACCCGACCGTGCCCAGCTCCCTCGCCGAGGAACTCCAGACCAACCCCTTCCTGCGGGTCGACGCCCCCGGCGTGCTGGCGAGCCTGTCCGCCCACCTGGGTCGTCCGCCGATCGACCGGGTCGACGCCTTCGCGCAACTGCGCCTCTGGAAAGACGGGTTCGTCGCATGA
- a CDS encoding Cif family virulence factor has translation MQSRTMIACAVLALWAMDARAQDAAGCARQFDRAQRMDMESFRDYDAETFRAVHHQDAVTVFASGARRQGLEAVMAALASHFRGREGVWIWTERYRVVDGCRSAFILYETVYELPSIGYRQRAMTGVTYTHDGNGWLAIADQGTPLP, from the coding sequence ATGCAGAGCAGGACGATGATCGCGTGCGCCGTATTGGCGCTGTGGGCCATGGACGCGCGGGCACAGGATGCCGCAGGCTGCGCGCGGCAGTTCGATCGTGCCCAGCGCATGGACATGGAATCCTTCCGCGACTACGACGCGGAGACCTTCCGCGCCGTGCACCACCAGGACGCCGTGACCGTGTTCGCCAGCGGCGCCCGCCGGCAGGGCCTGGAGGCGGTGATGGCCGCGCTGGCCTCGCACTTCCGCGGACGCGAAGGGGTCTGGATCTGGACGGAACGCTATCGCGTGGTCGATGGCTGCCGCTCGGCCTTCATCCTGTACGAAACCGTCTACGAGCTGCCTTCCATCGGCTATCGGCAGCGCGCCATGACCGGCGTCACCTACACCCACGACGGCAACGGCTGGCTCGCGATCGCCGACCAGGGAACGCCACTGCCGTAG
- a CDS encoding lytic transglycosylase domain-containing protein — MIRRTGVLWLAMALAAPACALESAPDAAAPVAPMGAAADEVSAAPVAAEVEASAGSRSGREIYQRFREGLAEPGCDGGASSARWRAHFAHAPRQLATHDGDVLPLFGYVVDALRAASLPTEYALIPFVESGYKPGARSPQGPAGLWQMITVTARNHSVSIRAGYDGRLSPVESTAAAVKYLKTLHGMFGGNWRLAVMGYNAGEYRVLGAIKRNGQTVRTARPESLPGLSPITQAYVRKLHALSCLMEQAHARGEWAGVENKPVPRLEEVTLPEATQDVAEWARRNGQDASRLLRLNPAYPQGRISRVNGKPARLLAYGVVDSLPASSAAVGAAELAADASVSVAAVEDAQPLILADASAPLVTDAPAADAPGPRRHTVVRGENASRIAGRYGIRVAELLERNRLAPRSVLQPGTVLLIDADVVAGVPAAGTR; from the coding sequence ATGATCCGCCGGACCGGCGTCCTGTGGCTGGCGATGGCGCTGGCCGCGCCCGCCTGTGCCCTGGAATCAGCCCCCGACGCCGCTGCCCCGGTCGCCCCGATGGGCGCCGCGGCCGACGAGGTCTCCGCCGCGCCCGTAGCGGCTGAAGTCGAGGCCTCCGCCGGCAGCCGGAGCGGACGCGAGATCTACCAGCGTTTCCGCGAGGGACTGGCCGAGCCCGGCTGCGATGGGGGAGCCTCCAGCGCCCGCTGGCGCGCCCATTTCGCCCATGCCCCGCGACAGCTGGCGACCCATGATGGCGATGTACTGCCGCTGTTCGGCTACGTCGTCGACGCCCTGCGCGCGGCCAGCCTTCCCACCGAGTACGCGCTGATCCCGTTCGTCGAGAGCGGCTACAAGCCCGGCGCGCGCAGCCCGCAGGGGCCGGCCGGCCTGTGGCAGATGATCACGGTGACGGCGCGCAACCACAGTGTCTCCATCCGCGCCGGCTATGACGGGCGGCTGTCGCCAGTGGAATCCACCGCCGCAGCCGTGAAGTACCTCAAGACCTTGCATGGCATGTTCGGCGGCAACTGGCGGTTGGCGGTGATGGGCTACAACGCCGGCGAGTACCGCGTCCTGGGCGCCATCAAGCGCAACGGGCAGACGGTACGTACCGCCCGGCCGGAATCCCTGCCCGGCCTGTCGCCGATCACCCAGGCGTACGTACGCAAACTGCACGCCCTGTCCTGCCTCATGGAACAGGCCCACGCGCGCGGCGAATGGGCCGGCGTGGAAAACAAGCCGGTCCCGCGCCTGGAAGAGGTGACCCTGCCCGAGGCCACCCAGGACGTGGCCGAATGGGCACGCCGCAACGGCCAGGATGCGTCGCGCCTGCTGCGGCTCAATCCCGCCTATCCGCAGGGACGGATCTCCCGGGTCAATGGCAAACCCGCGCGACTGCTCGCGTATGGGGTCGTCGACAGCCTGCCCGCCTCATCGGCCGCGGTGGGCGCGGCCGAACTCGCCGCGGACGCCTCGGTCAGCGTGGCCGCCGTCGAAGACGCCCAGCCGTTGATCCTTGCCGATGCCTCGGCGCCGCTCGTCACCGATGCACCGGCAGCGGACGCGCCGGGCCCACGCCGCCATACCGTGGTGCGCGGCGAGAATGCTTCGCGCATCGCCGGCCGCTACGGGATCCGGGTGGCCGAACTGCTCGAGCGCAACCGGCTCGCCCCACGCAGCGTGCTGCAGCCGGGCACGGTCCTGCTGATCGATGCGGACGTGGTGGCCGGCGTCCCCGCCGCGGGCACGCGCTGA
- a CDS encoding methyltransferase domain-containing protein: MPAHPPGRQTPPPLAWFATTAGQGLLAVENAAMARVLAGIPALPWCWMSVPGAAPPEDPRNRGVLLRREGARFAGAAHCAVPLPLANESFGAVLLQHALDDAAESPDADVLLGECERILAPGGVLWLAALNPWSPYRARWARTGLRARVTGLWQARLRRAGFALDSVNLQWLGPRWRMDQGDVGVGMNDWLRAGVALTVSKRVRALAPPSPLRRLRLHGVGHPRIQSGAMTRARLEGLDDEAGGIAAVG; the protein is encoded by the coding sequence ATGCCCGCCCATCCGCCAGGCCGTCAAACTCCACCGCCGCTGGCCTGGTTCGCCACCACCGCGGGGCAGGGGCTGCTCGCGGTGGAGAACGCCGCCATGGCACGGGTGCTGGCGGGCATCCCCGCGCTGCCCTGGTGCTGGATGTCAGTGCCCGGCGCCGCGCCGCCGGAAGATCCCCGGAACCGCGGCGTACTGCTGCGTCGCGAAGGCGCGCGTTTTGCCGGCGCGGCACACTGCGCGGTGCCCCTGCCGCTGGCGAACGAGAGCTTCGGCGCGGTCCTGCTGCAGCACGCGCTCGACGACGCGGCCGAGTCCCCCGATGCGGACGTCCTGCTGGGCGAATGCGAGCGCATTCTTGCGCCGGGTGGCGTGCTCTGGCTCGCCGCGCTAAATCCCTGGAGTCCGTACCGCGCCCGCTGGGCCCGGACCGGCCTGCGGGCCCGCGTGACCGGGCTGTGGCAGGCCCGGCTGCGGCGCGCCGGCTTCGCGCTGGATTCGGTGAACCTGCAGTGGCTCGGCCCGCGGTGGCGCATGGACCAGGGCGATGTCGGCGTGGGCATGAATGACTGGCTGCGCGCGGGCGTTGCGCTGACCGTGAGCAAGCGGGTGCGCGCACTCGCCCCGCCATCGCCGTTGCGTCGGCTTCGCCTGCATGGCGTGGGTCACCCGCGGATCCAGAGCGGCGCGATGACGCGCGCGCGGCTGGAAGGCCTCGACGACGAGGCCGGCGGCATCGCGGCCGTCGGTTGA